One region of Dysidea avara chromosome 1, odDysAvar1.4, whole genome shotgun sequence genomic DNA includes:
- the LOC136240246 gene encoding uncharacterized protein — protein MHEAELYFHLINSLPDNMAFQLKLQPQANYSATIVKARELQLIYSWNSSTDPLNSVRTEERNRLDKVEQSLLQMTEQLAALSSHLTKSTQPPRRCFSCGRPGHLARNCYSRRTIQCFNCGMTGHVARDCKNQGNGQGGAQIPQAGGIPGGRTVILLDSGASCSVISKPYAYHTVIEPIHTVRLVNADGRDIMPCGVAIMTIGLGKFSTEHKFVVVDHLSTPVILGCNFLMRHGYVLDFKQCTFYHSQNPEEILQLQPAWENPPHTIPRPLHKITVDDECPQAIPTSCIQTSIPTLDISTDIHPALKPTLEEFKSLFSLELGRTNVTQHVIDTGNALPIKVPPHPIPFHYTEQVHQQLQEMAHEGIIQPSATPWCAPAMTWSHTSNISRVLGQLSAASFTLRGSECFFGKNNTTNLGFDYSADGVAPSPEKTKTISTWPVPKTTKDLRSFLGLVNFYHRFVHNFADTVSPLTELTDYPKQHDTFVLTTDASDTGLGVVLSTARGAVVEYASHTLTKTKRNNSTTENKCLAIVWATQKLRHYLVDAHFVIKTDHKPLEWLQSKRSSHACSQKLERWALQLCGFDFSIVYHQGSQNQHTDALSWRPITMVAIGRDLDHTMIAAAQKSDPILHTADVMQRETITHWELEEISFKEIPSILVSAHSTSVYTVPQSEDSNNARRETASSCTSIYAETTSEECP, from the exons ATGCATGAGGCGGAGCTTTACTTTCATCTGATCAATTCACTACCTGACAACATGGCATTCCAATTAAAGCTTCAGCCTCAGGCCAACTATTCTGCCACCATTGTCAAGGCACGAGAGCTCCAACTTATATACAGTTGGAACAGCAGCACCGATCCTCTCAACTCTGTAAGAACTGAAGAAAGGAACCGCTTGGACAAAGTGGAGCAGTCACTACTACAAATGACAGAGCAACTAGCTGCCCTCAGCAGCCACTTGACTAAATCCACTCAACCACCTAGACGGTGTTTCAGTTGTGGCAGACCTGGACACTTGGCTAGGAACTGCTACTCAAGAAGGACAATTCAGTGTTTTAACTGTGGGATGACAGGACATGTGGCCAGGGACTGCAAGAATCAGGGAAATGGACAAGGGGGTGCCCAGATCCCTCAAGCAGGGGGCATCCCCGGAGGCCG AACAGTAATACTGCTGGACTCAGGGGCATCTTGTTCAGTTATTTCCAAGCCCTATGCTTATCACACAGTGATTGAACCAATACACACAGTCAGATTAGTCAATGCAGATGGGAGAGATATCATGCCTTGTGGAGTAGCTATTATGACAATTGGCCTGGGAAAGTTTTCTACTGAACACAAATTTGTAGTTGTGGACCACCTATCCACGCCAGTAATACTTGGCTGCAATTTTTTGATGAGACATGGCTATGTACTTGACTTCAAACAGTGCACATTTTACCACAGTCAAAACCCTGAAGAGATCTTGCAGCTGCAACCTGCATGGGAAAACCCTCCACACACAATACCTCGGCCCCTGCACAAGATCACTGTTGATGATGAATGTCCCCAGGCAATCCCCACATCATGCATACAGACCAGCATACCAACACTAGACATCTCTACCGACATCCACCCTGCCCTCAAACCCACACTTGAAGAATTTAAGTCCCTGTTTTCACTCGAATTGGGTCGTACAAATGTCACACAGCACGTCATCGACACGGGTAATGCACTACCCATCAAAGTTCCACCCCACCCAATCCCATTCCACTACACTGAACAAGTTCACCAGCAGCTCCAGGAGATGGCCCATGAAGGAATCATACAACCTAGTGCTACCCCATGGTGTGCTCCtgct ATGACATGgtcacacacatccaatatcTCAAGAGTCCTCGGCCAATTGTCAGCTGCTAGCTTCACTCTTCGTGGCTCAGAGTGCTTTTTTGGGAAGAATAACACCACCAATCTTGGATTTGACTATTCAGCTGATGGAGTAGCCCCCTCCCCAGAGAAGACCAAGACCATTTCCACCTGGCCTGTGCCAAAGACTACCAAGGACCTCCGCTCCTTCCTTGGTTTAGTGAACTTCTACCACCGCTTTGTACACAATTTTGCTGACACTGTTAGCCCCTTAACTGAACTCACAG ATTACCCCAAACAACATGACACTTTTGTGCTTACCACTGATGCATCAGACACGGGCCTGGGTGTGGTCCTTTCCACAGCCAGAGGCGCAGTTGTTGAATATGCCAGCCACACTTTAACTAAGACGAAGAGAAACAACTCTACCACTGAGAACAAGTGTTTAGCAATTGTCTGGGCAACTCAGAAGTTACGGCATTATCTTGTTGATGCTCACTTTGTCATCAAAACAGACCACAAGCCTTTAGAGTGGCTACAATCAAAGCGATCCAGCCATGCATGTTCACAGAAATTAGAGAGATGGGCCCTACAGCTGTGTGGATTTGACTTCTCCATTGTGTACCATCAGGGATCACAGAACCAACATACAGATGCACTCTCTTGGAGACCCATCACAATGGTAGCCATTGGCAGGGACCTAGACCACACAATGATTGCAGCAGCTCAGAAGTCAGACCCAATACTCCATACAGCAGATGTCATGCAAAGAGAAACCATCACTCACTGGGAACTGGAGGAAATTTCCTTTAAAGAGATTCCATCAATTCTGGTCTCAGCTCACTCTACATCAGTCTATACTGTACCACAAAGTGAAGACTCCAACAATGCACGAAGAGAAACTGCTTCTAGTTGCACCAGCATCTATGCGGAAACAACTTCTGAAGAATGCCCATGA